The proteins below are encoded in one region of Qingshengfaniella alkalisoli:
- a CDS encoding helix-turn-helix domain-containing protein, translated as MDASQNHQAPHSFSQGRPKGHVFQTVSTHDVALAERYEYWTGNVIRNFEVATPDDRQRQDFTAKVTSLATLAGEMHYAESDAYTAHLARDTIGGSLAFDELSLLLMVKGKVRYAYDDGQDMEVGAGGFFLLDGSRPTSLRFSRHSVIQLDLSRSLLESVFPGSMPAPALVNAALANSRLSGLLRDHLRQFPGIATGMAPLEQLALLDASESFAITTIEGTFSTAIGMSEHSHAGLLAAAQRYIRRHLTDRDISPASVAAAIGCSRSMLYKLFSESELTVYGYIRELRLQQLLRLLQKEKGNVPIHTLAQRCGLYNTPNVNRVFRNRFGMSPSEARAAANRRPDGHG; from the coding sequence ATGGACGCATCGCAGAACCATCAAGCTCCGCATTCCTTCTCCCAGGGCCGGCCGAAAGGACACGTTTTCCAGACGGTATCGACGCACGATGTCGCGCTGGCCGAGCGGTATGAGTATTGGACCGGCAATGTCATCCGCAACTTCGAGGTCGCGACCCCCGACGATCGGCAGAGACAGGATTTCACGGCTAAGGTGACGTCGCTCGCCACCTTGGCCGGCGAGATGCACTATGCCGAGTCCGATGCCTACACGGCACACCTGGCACGCGACACGATCGGCGGCTCCCTGGCTTTTGATGAACTGTCGCTGCTCCTGATGGTGAAGGGGAAGGTTCGCTACGCCTATGACGACGGTCAGGACATGGAAGTCGGCGCTGGCGGGTTCTTCCTGCTTGACGGTTCGCGCCCTACCTCCCTGCGGTTTTCCCGGCACAGTGTCATCCAGCTCGACCTGTCGCGGTCGCTGCTGGAATCGGTCTTCCCCGGTTCGATGCCCGCGCCGGCGTTGGTCAATGCGGCACTTGCAAATTCCCGTCTCTCTGGGCTGCTGCGCGATCATCTGCGGCAGTTTCCCGGGATTGCGACCGGGATGGCCCCGCTTGAGCAACTGGCCTTGCTCGATGCGTCGGAATCCTTTGCCATCACAACGATCGAAGGGACGTTCTCGACCGCGATCGGGATGTCGGAGCACAGCCATGCGGGCCTGCTTGCGGCCGCGCAGCGCTATATCAGGCGCCATTTGACCGACAGGGATATCAGCCCTGCGTCTGTCGCGGCGGCGATCGGCTGTTCGCGGTCCATGCTCTATAAACTGTTCTCCGAGAGCGAACTGACGGTGTATGGCTATATCCGTGAGCTACGCCTTCAGCAGCTTCTTCGCCTTCTGCAAAAGGAGAAGGGCAATGTGCCCATTCACACGCTGGCGCAGCGCTGCGGGCTTTACAATACGCCCAACGTCAATCGGGTGTTTCGCAACCGCTTCGGCATGAGCCCGAGCGAGGCGCGAGCGGCGGCGAATCGGCGTCCAGATGGCCACGGATAG
- a CDS encoding IS1182 family transposase: protein MAGFIEGVARDQTTLFPARLEDWVGDDSLVCVVDLFVEEVDLPGLGFARVAPARTGRPGYHPAVLLKLFIYGYLNRVPSSRRPEREAGRNVEVMWLTGRLVPDHKTIADFRRDNGPAIRRTCAQFVELCRRIGVLKGDYVAIDGSKFKAVNTRDRNFTKGKIASRLAHLEADVERYIGEMARIDRQEEGAARAGKMAHLARRHDRVRQEIQRLKAMEEALADAPDGQISLTDPDARAMATSARRSGLVGYNVQSAVDTETHLIVAHDVTNQGFDREQLGPMGTAAKEALGRDDLHAIADKGYFSGAEILACHEAGITTTVPRPETSGNRGKGMFVKADFHDQPDRDVYRCPAGKELTYRYTREEGGLQVRRYWINECQHCPLQPRCTSGKERRTTRWEHEVLVDAMRERLSRDPDPMTLRRCTVEHPFGTIKGWMGATHFQMRRLKNVRTEMALHVLAYNIKRIVALIGIRRLMEAIPG from the coding sequence ATGGCGGGTTTCATCGAAGGTGTCGCGCGGGATCAGACGACGTTGTTCCCGGCGCGGCTGGAGGACTGGGTTGGCGATGACAGTCTGGTCTGCGTTGTGGATCTTTTCGTCGAGGAGGTCGATCTGCCGGGTCTTGGTTTTGCGCGGGTGGCACCGGCGCGCACCGGGCGGCCGGGGTATCATCCGGCGGTTCTGCTGAAGCTTTTCATCTATGGCTACCTGAACCGGGTCCCGTCGAGCCGGCGCCCGGAGCGCGAGGCCGGTCGGAATGTCGAGGTGATGTGGCTGACCGGGCGCCTCGTGCCTGACCACAAGACCATCGCGGATTTCCGCCGTGACAACGGCCCGGCCATCCGCCGGACCTGCGCGCAGTTCGTCGAGCTCTGCCGCCGGATCGGGGTTCTTAAAGGCGATTACGTCGCCATCGACGGGAGCAAGTTCAAGGCAGTCAACACTCGCGATCGGAACTTCACCAAGGGGAAGATCGCCAGCCGGCTGGCCCATCTCGAGGCGGATGTCGAACGCTACATCGGCGAGATGGCCCGCATCGACCGGCAGGAAGAAGGCGCGGCGCGGGCAGGGAAGATGGCCCATCTCGCGCGCCGGCACGACCGTGTCCGGCAGGAGATCCAGCGCCTGAAGGCGATGGAGGAAGCGCTGGCCGACGCGCCGGACGGGCAGATCTCGCTGACCGACCCGGACGCCCGCGCCATGGCAACGAGCGCCCGCCGGAGTGGCCTGGTCGGCTACAACGTGCAGAGCGCGGTCGATACCGAGACCCACCTCATCGTCGCCCACGATGTCACGAACCAGGGCTTCGACCGCGAGCAACTTGGCCCGATGGGGACTGCGGCCAAGGAGGCGCTTGGCCGCGACGACCTGCACGCCATCGCCGACAAGGGCTACTTCAGCGGCGCCGAGATCCTCGCCTGTCACGAGGCCGGCATCACCACGACCGTGCCGCGTCCGGAAACCTCGGGCAACAGAGGCAAGGGCATGTTCGTGAAGGCCGACTTTCACGACCAACCCGACCGGGACGTCTATCGCTGCCCCGCCGGCAAGGAACTGACCTATCGCTACACACGGGAAGAAGGTGGCCTTCAGGTCCGGCGATACTGGATCAACGAATGCCAGCATTGCCCGCTTCAACCACGATGCACGAGCGGCAAGGAGCGCCGGACCACAAGGTGGGAGCACGAGGTCCTGGTCGATGCCATGCGGGAGCGTCTAAGCCGCGACCCCGACCCGATGACGCTGAGGCGCTGCACGGTCGAGCATCCCTTCGGCACCATCAAGGGCTGGATGGGCGCGACCCATTTCCAGATGCGACGGTTGAAGAACGTTCGCACCGAGATGGCGCTCCACGTCCTCGCATACAACATCAAGCGGATCGTCGCCCTGATCGGCATCCGCAGGCTGATGGAGGCGATCCCGGGCTGA
- a CDS encoding Abi family protein, giving the protein MAQSQEVIAYDGTLLQALDNSLTVSRMAPYLALAGGNPVHAYQVYLWNARLAKAFLYPLGVVEVTLRNSMHRALTKEFGTADWVLCPENHYPHFNAATLRSHKIAKDRLLNSLAGIQPTADQMVAALSFDFWSNLFRPEYNVLWATGTVLTDTFPLMPAPVTSIKARQLMASINHLRNRIAHHEPIHRINLQEEFDKISETVSYICGDTQSWMKKCSTVTRTLRAGPPKKSSLPGLQVSSTNIRQPLELSFDTPLTTALSAIILQRPQVAMVLDQNGTSSLVTGLQILQFMEKNAIENGGGILISDETLSDVIANTDAPQVDYISPDDTTGDVLALFFPRGKKAKRPQYLIVKDDQRILGVIQNPVVKYA; this is encoded by the coding sequence ATGGCACAAAGTCAAGAAGTGATCGCCTACGACGGTACGCTGCTTCAGGCCCTTGATAACTCACTGACTGTGTCGCGTATGGCCCCCTACCTTGCCTTGGCAGGTGGGAATCCAGTTCACGCTTATCAAGTGTACCTGTGGAACGCGCGACTCGCAAAGGCGTTCCTGTACCCCCTCGGCGTCGTAGAGGTGACCTTACGTAACTCTATGCATCGCGCTCTTACGAAAGAGTTTGGAACCGCAGATTGGGTGCTCTGTCCAGAAAATCACTACCCACACTTTAATGCGGCCACGCTGAGGTCTCATAAAATCGCGAAGGACAGGCTACTGAACTCATTGGCGGGAATCCAGCCCACGGCGGATCAGATGGTCGCAGCTCTCAGCTTTGATTTCTGGTCGAACCTATTCAGGCCAGAATATAACGTACTCTGGGCAACCGGTACCGTACTAACTGATACATTTCCGCTGATGCCAGCTCCCGTCACCAGCATAAAAGCGCGTCAGCTGATGGCCAGCATCAACCACCTGCGCAACAGGATTGCGCATCATGAGCCCATCCACCGCATAAATCTTCAGGAGGAATTCGACAAGATTTCAGAAACGGTCAGTTATATTTGCGGAGACACTCAGAGTTGGATGAAGAAATGCTCGACGGTGACACGGACTTTGCGTGCTGGGCCACCGAAAAAAAGCAGCTTGCCGGGCCTTCAGGTCTCTTCGACAAACATTCGACAACCACTCGAGCTCTCGTTTGATACGCCCCTCACAACAGCCCTTTCGGCAATCATTCTACAGCGCCCACAAGTTGCCATGGTGTTGGATCAGAACGGTACGAGCTCCCTGGTGACAGGGTTGCAAATTCTTCAATTCATGGAGAAGAATGCCATTGAGAACGGTGGAGGCATCCTGATCTCAGACGAGACACTTTCTGACGTGATCGCCAATACCGATGCGCCGCAGGTAGACTATATCTCACCCGATGACACCACCGGAGACGTCCTCGCGCTGTTTTTCCCAAGAGGCAAGAAGGCCAAGCGCCCCCAGTATCTGATCGTAAAAGACGACCAGCGCATCCTTGGCGTTATTCAAAATCCTGTCGTAAAATACGCTTAG
- a CDS encoding nucleotidyltransferase, translated as MPLDHTSPGLDALLIAAVLQMELSPRDNRVAEKRYKLIPSHLEREGSPLRLHVDNALVYAQGSRAIGTTIVHGADEDRFDLDAILEFDTPFGWTPRRVLDELFEAFQGFPDVQDIERCTRCIQLRFAFMHLDVTPMDPALKPRPERVGAIYHSPDEGHDERHKVNPYGFAEWFKGQISLPSQMFQAQVRSLRNQLEIKDRLRPSIIVADADIDELPETVDPIQDAPQLLALKLMKRYLNLRYVNRSEKRPISVYLSKVAAQIPPNSFGICAQLEDLAAELDRRMKYALETGRRPEERNPAFPQENFNDRWPQNTRQMEMFRGDLRHLFAELQRARTSEVGQIQKIFDGLFGERISGNAVRTYMDSLSNSPQKNTYELGKGFVATPALLTPGVARAAATSKAPAHNFHAGELRKK; from the coding sequence ATGCCCCTTGATCACACGTCCCCCGGGCTCGACGCCCTTCTGATTGCGGCCGTTCTTCAGATGGAACTCAGCCCCCGCGACAACAGGGTGGCTGAGAAGCGCTACAAACTGATCCCGTCACATCTTGAACGCGAAGGCAGTCCTTTGCGTCTCCATGTTGATAATGCCCTGGTCTACGCACAGGGCTCCAGAGCGATTGGAACCACAATCGTTCACGGTGCGGATGAGGATCGCTTTGATCTGGATGCCATTCTCGAGTTCGATACGCCATTTGGCTGGACCCCGCGGCGGGTCTTGGATGAACTCTTCGAGGCCTTCCAAGGATTCCCGGACGTGCAGGACATCGAACGCTGCACCCGGTGCATTCAGCTTCGTTTCGCGTTCATGCACCTGGACGTGACGCCCATGGATCCTGCGCTGAAGCCGCGGCCAGAGCGGGTCGGCGCCATCTACCACAGCCCAGACGAAGGGCACGACGAACGCCACAAGGTGAACCCCTATGGATTTGCGGAATGGTTCAAAGGGCAAATTTCCCTTCCCAGCCAGATGTTCCAGGCTCAGGTTCGCAGCCTGCGCAACCAGCTTGAGATCAAGGACCGGCTTCGGCCCAGCATCATCGTCGCCGATGCAGATATCGACGAGTTGCCCGAGACTGTTGATCCCATTCAAGATGCGCCGCAGTTGCTCGCCCTGAAGCTGATGAAACGCTACCTGAACCTCAGGTATGTCAACAGAAGCGAGAAACGCCCCATCTCGGTCTATCTGTCAAAAGTTGCCGCGCAAATCCCCCCGAACTCGTTCGGGATCTGCGCCCAGCTTGAAGATCTTGCAGCTGAACTCGATCGTCGGATGAAATACGCTCTCGAGACCGGTCGTCGTCCGGAAGAGCGCAATCCGGCATTTCCCCAAGAGAATTTCAACGACCGCTGGCCTCAGAATACGCGCCAGATGGAAATGTTCCGCGGGGACCTGAGACACCTCTTTGCCGAGCTTCAACGAGCTCGCACCTCCGAGGTCGGGCAGATCCAGAAGATCTTCGATGGATTGTTCGGCGAACGGATCAGCGGCAACGCCGTCAGGACATACATGGACAGCCTGTCTAATTCTCCGCAGAAAAACACGTATGAGCTCGGGAAGGGCTTCGTCGCAACACCAGCACTCCTGACACCGGGAGTCGCACGCGCAGCCGCGACCTCGAAAGCACCTGCACACAACTTCCATGCGGGTGAGCTGCGGAAGAAATGA